A region from the Lentimonas sp. CC4 genome encodes:
- a CDS encoding fumarate hydratase — protein sequence MAKPPPPFHYQKQFPLGKGQTEYRLLTDEFVKTVDFDGESILKVDPKALTYLSETAMKEISFKLRTEHLEKVAAILDDPEATENDRTIALTMLRNAEVAAHGVLPFCQDTGTAIILGKKGQRVWTGSEDEEALSQGVYNTYTKENLRYSQTVALSMYEEKNTGCNLPAQIDLLATNGDSYDFLFVAKGGGSANKTFLFQETKALLNPASLEKFCIEKMGTLGTSACPPYHIAIVIGGTSVETTMKTVKLASTKYYDELPTEGNEHGQAFRDLELEAKLLGFTRKMGYGAQFGGKYFALDVRVVRLPRHGASCPVGIGVSCSADRNVKGRIDKDGVWLEKLEENPGRFIPDSAEIAKPKEPVKIDLNRPMADILAELSKYPVTTPLSLSGTIVVARDIAHAKLQERIDRGEGLPEYIKNHPVYYAGPAKTPAGKPSGSFGPTTAGRMDSYVGPFQAEGGSMIMLAKGNRSQQVTDACHKHGGFYLGSIGGPAALLAEYNIKNVEVLEYPELGMEAVWKIDVEDFPAYILVDDKGNDFFAGIRETCAKCAVEAFDAAKAGV from the coding sequence TCGACGGTGAAAGCATTCTGAAGGTCGATCCGAAAGCGCTGACTTATTTGTCGGAGACTGCGATGAAGGAGATCTCCTTCAAGCTGCGCACGGAGCACCTCGAGAAGGTGGCTGCGATCCTCGACGATCCGGAAGCGACTGAAAATGACCGCACGATCGCGTTGACGATGCTGCGTAATGCAGAAGTTGCGGCGCACGGTGTGTTGCCATTCTGTCAGGATACTGGCACTGCGATCATTCTCGGTAAGAAAGGCCAGCGCGTCTGGACCGGCAGCGAAGATGAGGAAGCGCTCTCGCAAGGTGTTTACAATACTTACACGAAGGAGAATCTCCGTTATTCGCAGACAGTGGCGCTCTCCATGTATGAAGAGAAGAACACTGGTTGCAACTTGCCCGCACAGATCGATTTGCTCGCGACCAATGGCGACTCCTATGACTTCCTCTTCGTCGCGAAGGGTGGGGGATCAGCCAATAAGACTTTCCTCTTCCAAGAAACCAAGGCGCTGCTAAATCCAGCCAGCCTCGAGAAATTCTGCATCGAGAAGATGGGCACACTGGGCACGTCCGCTTGCCCTCCGTATCACATCGCGATCGTCATTGGTGGCACCTCTGTTGAGACCACGATGAAGACTGTGAAGCTGGCTTCGACCAAATACTACGACGAGTTGCCGACTGAAGGAAACGAGCACGGCCAAGCGTTCCGTGATCTCGAACTGGAAGCAAAGCTACTCGGATTTACACGCAAGATGGGCTACGGTGCACAGTTTGGCGGTAAATATTTTGCACTCGATGTGCGTGTGGTGCGCTTGCCGCGTCACGGTGCTTCGTGCCCGGTCGGTATCGGTGTCTCATGCTCGGCGGACCGCAATGTGAAGGGACGTATCGACAAGGACGGCGTCTGGCTGGAGAAGTTGGAAGAGAATCCAGGTCGCTTCATTCCGGACTCTGCGGAGATCGCGAAGCCGAAGGAGCCTGTGAAGATTGATTTGAATCGTCCGATGGCTGATATCCTTGCTGAATTGAGTAAATATCCAGTAACCACTCCGTTGTCGCTCTCGGGCACCATCGTTGTTGCCCGTGATATTGCGCATGCCAAGTTGCAGGAGCGTATTGACCGTGGCGAAGGCTTGCCGGAATACATTAAGAACCACCCGGTTTATTATGCAGGCCCTGCGAAGACACCTGCGGGCAAACCGTCTGGTTCATTCGGCCCAACGACTGCGGGTCGTATGGATTCGTATGTGGGACCATTCCAAGCGGAAGGTGGCTCGATGATCATGCTTGCTAAGGGCAATCGCTCGCAGCAAGTGACGGACGCCTGCCACAAACACGGTGGGTTCTATCTCGGTTCGATTGGTGGCCCAGCAGCCTTGCTTGCTGAGTATAACATTAAAAATGTCGAAGTGCTGGAGTATCCTGAACTCGGTATGGAAGCGGTCTGGAAGATCGATGTGGAAGATTTTCCTGCTTACATCCTAGTGGATGACAAGGGCAATGACTTCTTTGCTGGCATCCGCGAGACCTGCGCGAAATGTGCAGTCGAGGCCTTTGATGCGGCCAAAGCAGGTGTGTAG